ACTGGTTGACGAGCCGGACGCCCTTCTTCCAGTTCGTGGTGCGCAGCTTGTTCCCGGGCAGCGGGCCGAGGTCGCGCAGCAGGACGACGCCGGAGAGCGGCACCAGGGCCAGCGCACCGAACATCGTGTTGCGGACCAGCTTGCGGCGGCCGATCTGCGACTCCTTGGCACCCGCCGCGAAGTCCGCCATGACCTTGGCCTTGACCTCGGGGGCGGCCTCGATCGGGTGACGCTCGTCGGCGACCTCCTCGTCCGACATCAGCGTGCGGGCCCAGTGGACCGCACCGGCGCCGATGCAGAAGAGCGCCGCGCCGAGGGTCAGACCGAGCGCGAAGTTCAGCGCGCTGATGTGACCGATCGGCCAGATGTAGACGATCTTGTCGATCGGGATCGCCACATAGGAGGCGATGAAGGCGACCGTCGCCACCATCGACACCACGAAGAGCAGCGCGACGGTGCGCTCGGAGCGCTTGGCGGCCCGCTCGTCGATGTCCTGGGCGCGGTGCTCGTGGGGCGGCAGGCCCGGGTCGGCGAACGGGTTCTCCGCCGTGGCCACCGCACCTTCGTGAGCCGTCTCCCGCTCAGTGGGAAGGGTTTCTTCTGGCACGTCTTCGTGTCGTCCAGTCTCGCTCATGACTTCTTGGCCTTCGTAGTCCGGGCTGCGACCCAGATGGCGACCGCGATCAGCGCGCCCAGGCCGAAGATGTAGCCGAAGAGACCCTCACTGACCGGACCGAGACCGCCGAGGTCAAGGCCGCCGGGGCTCTCGGATTCATCGCCGTTGACGGCGCCGAGGTACGCGATGATGTCCTTCTTGTTCTCCTTCGACAGCGAGCCGTCGCCGAAGGAGGGCATGTTCTGCGGGCCGGTCTCCATGGCCTCGTAGATGTGCTTCGGGTCCACGCCTTCGAGCGTCGGTGCGAACTTGCCGTCGGTCAGGGCGCCGCCCTTACCGGTGAAGTTGTGGCACTGCGCACAGTTGGTGCGGAACAGCTCGCCGCCCTTGCCGATGTCGGCACCGTCGGCGCTGTACTGCTCCTTGGAGGGCACGCTCGGGCCGGGGCCCAGCGACGCGACGTAGGCCGCGAGCTGGTCGATCTGGGCGTTGGTGTAGATGTTCTTCTTCCGCGGCACCTGGGCGCCGGGCTGCTGGGCCGGCATCCGGCCGGTGCCCACCTGGAAGTCCACGGCTGCGGCGCCGACGCCGACCAGGCTCGGGCCGTCGGAGGTGCCCTGACCGCCGGTGCCGTGGCAGCTGGCGCAGCCCACGGCGAAGAGCTTCTTGCCCTCCTTGACGGCAAGAGACTGGGCGGTGTCATCGGCCTGAGCCTTGTCCGCCGGCGCGAACGCGGCGTACAGCCCCCCAGTGACCGCCAGCGCGAAGAGTAGGACGACGAGCGCCGCCAGCGGATGGCGCCGTCGTGCGGAGAGCTTTTTCACGGATTACCCCGGTGTCAGGATCTTCTGCGTCGATGCTTTGGCTATGTCTGTCTGATATGCGGTATCGGTCGGACCGGTTACCGGATCAGGTAGATCGTGGCGAAGAGGCCGATCCAGACGACATCGACGAAGTGCCAGTAGTAGGACACGACGATGGCCGCGGTGGCCTGCGTGTGGGTGAACCTCTTGGCCGCGTACGTCCTGCCCAGGACCAGCAGGAAGGCGATCAGGCCGCCCGTCACATGCAGTCCGTGGAAGCCGGTGGTCAGGTAGAACACCGAGCCGTACGGGCCGGACGAGAGCGACAGGCCCTCGTGCTTGACCAGCTCCGTGTACTCGAAGACCTGACCGCCGATGAAGATCGCACCCATGATGAAGGTGACCACGAACCAGGCCCGGAGCTTCTTGACGTCGCCGCGCTCGGCGGCGAATACGCCGAGCTGGCAGGTCAGAGAGCTGAGCACCAGGATCGTGGTGTTGGTCGCGGAGAACGGAAGATTCAGCGCACTGGCGGATTCCTTCCAATACGCCTCGCCGGTCACCGATCGAAGGGTGAAGTACATCGCGAAGAGGGCCGCGAAGAACATCAGCTCGGAACTCAGCCAGATGATGGTTCCGACGCTGGTGAGGTTCGGCCGATTGACCGACGGGTGCGCGTGCCCGGTTTCTACTGTCGTTGCTGTCGCCACGACCGACATTATGTCGGTCGCTTATCCCGCCCTCACTCCGGGGGGTGCCGTTCGGTGTGTCAAGGACGTATGCCCTGCTCGTAAGGCCCAATTCCGGAGGTCGCCCGAAGGGGGGAAGCGCCGGGCGGCCCGTCGCCCGCCGGCCCGTCCCGGACCGGTCCTGACGGCCCGTCGGGCAGATCTTGGATCCGTTCAACCCCTCCTGCGGACACCCGCCGCGGGAGTAGCATCCGCCCCACCCGATGCTGTGCCGCTACGAAGCGTGGAGGAACGATGCAGGCGACTGCCACGGTGCTGGTCTACAGCGACAACGCAGGCACCCGCGAGCAGGTCCGGCTGGCGGCCGGCCGGCGCCCCGCCGCCGATGTGCCGCAGATCGAGATCCTGGAGTGCGCCACCGCGCCCGCTGTCCTCACGGCCCTGGAGCAGGGCGGTATCGACGTCTGCGTGCTGGACGGCGAGACCGCGCCCGCGGGCGGGATGGGCGTCTGCCGGCAGATCAAGGACGAGATCTTCCATTGCCCGCCGGTGCTGCTGCTGATCGGCCGCCCCCAGGACGCCTGGCTGGCGACCTGGAGCCGGGCGGACGCCGCGGTGACGCATCCGCTGGACCCGGTGGCCTTCGCGGACGCCCTGGCCGGCCTGCTGCGCCGCAGGAACCTCGTACAGGCCTGAGCGGCCGCTCAGGCCGCCCCAAAGCCCGCCGGGCGGTGTCAGAACTTGGGGCGCAGCCGGGCGTTGTCCGCGGGGTCCTGGACGCGCCCGGCGGCTCCCGTGGTGGTGTCGGCCTTGTTCTTGAGCGCGCTGCCCTCGCGCCATTCCTGCCAGGGCATGTTCCAGTCACCGAAGCCGTTGTCGAACGGCGTCATGGTGTCGCCGCTGCTGTTGACGACCTTGACGATGTCACCGATGCGCACATGGTTGAAGAACCACTGGGCGTTGCTGGTGGACATGCCCGTACAGCCGTGGCTGACGTTCGCCGCGCCCTGCGATCCGACGGACCAGGGTGCGGCGTGGACGTACTCCCCGCTCCAGGTCACCCGGGTGGCCCAGTGGACCGGCAGGTCGTAGGAGTCCCCGCTGCCGGCGGCGATGCCGACCGTCGAGCTGCGCATCCGTACGAAGCTCTCCTT
This portion of the Streptomyces sp. 2114.4 genome encodes:
- a CDS encoding ubiquinol-cytochrome c reductase iron-sulfur subunit — its product is MSETGRHEDVPEETLPTERETAHEGAVATAENPFADPGLPPHEHRAQDIDERAAKRSERTVALLFVVSMVATVAFIASYVAIPIDKIVYIWPIGHISALNFALGLTLGAALFCIGAGAVHWARTLMSDEEVADERHPIEAAPEVKAKVMADFAAGAKESQIGRRKLVRNTMFGALALVPLSGVVLLRDLGPLPGNKLRTTNWKKGVRLVNQSTNLPLRPEDIAVGSLTFAKPEGLEENDEEFAEKIAKDALMLVRIQPQDIKDKHELSWSHEGIVAYSKICTHVGCPISLYEQQTHHVLCPCHQSTFDLSDGGRVIFGPAGHALPQLHITEKDGFLEAASGFEEPVGPSFWERG
- a CDS encoding heme-copper oxidase subunit III — protein: MSVVATATTVETGHAHPSVNRPNLTSVGTIIWLSSELMFFAALFAMYFTLRSVTGEAYWKESASALNLPFSATNTTILVLSSLTCQLGVFAAERGDVKKLRAWFVVTFIMGAIFIGGQVFEYTELVKHEGLSLSSGPYGSVFYLTTGFHGLHVTGGLIAFLLVLGRTYAAKRFTHTQATAAIVVSYYWHFVDVVWIGLFATIYLIR
- a CDS encoding c-type cytochrome, whose product is MKKLSARRRHPLAALVVLLFALAVTGGLYAAFAPADKAQADDTAQSLAVKEGKKLFAVGCASCHGTGGQGTSDGPSLVGVGAAAVDFQVGTGRMPAQQPGAQVPRKKNIYTNAQIDQLAAYVASLGPGPSVPSKEQYSADGADIGKGGELFRTNCAQCHNFTGKGGALTDGKFAPTLEGVDPKHIYEAMETGPQNMPSFGDGSLSKENKKDIIAYLGAVNGDESESPGGLDLGGLGPVSEGLFGYIFGLGALIAVAIWVAARTTKAKKS